One segment of Methylotuvimicrobium sp. KM2 DNA contains the following:
- the rimP gene encoding ribosome maturation factor RimP has product MKQAPEHLVNLIQPIVEGLGYECVGIEYNPHPRNGLLRIYIDNEQGILVEDCSKVSHQVSGMLDVEDPIQGNYQLEISSPGDDRPLFSVQQFERFIGHMVSVNLFKPIEKRRKISGVIQSVDNDTVFLQEGDRVYEIPFQAMSKARLVPEYLINKGVHSGK; this is encoded by the coding sequence ATGAAGCAGGCACCTGAGCATTTGGTTAATTTGATTCAGCCGATTGTTGAAGGCTTGGGTTATGAGTGCGTCGGGATTGAATACAATCCGCATCCTCGTAACGGCTTATTACGAATTTATATCGACAACGAGCAAGGGATTTTAGTGGAAGATTGCTCGAAAGTCAGTCATCAGGTCAGCGGGATGCTCGATGTCGAGGATCCTATCCAGGGTAATTATCAACTGGAAATATCATCTCCGGGTGACGATAGACCGCTATTTTCTGTCCAACAATTCGAGCGCTTCATTGGGCACATGGTCTCGGTTAACTTATTTAAACCGATTGAAAAGCGACGCAAAATTTCAGGCGTAATCCAATCAGTCGACAATGACACCGTGTTTCTCCAGGAAGGCGACCGGGTTTACGAGATTCCATTTCAAGCGATGAGTAAGGCGCGACTGGTGCCTGAGTATTTAATCAATAAAGGAGTGCACAGTGGCAAATAA
- the nusA gene encoding transcription termination factor NusA produces MANKEILLVVDVFSNEKDIDKEIVFQAVESALEAATIKRYGNQIKARVSINRKTGDYTTFRRWEVVEPDDDFENGLEFPDAQILLDDARQKNPDINVGDFFEEEIESVEFGRIAAQTAKQVMIHKVREAERRKIVEAYTDRVGELITGIVKRIEKGSVYLDLGGHVEAYIAKEDMIPRESFRIGDRVRGYLKSVRSEPRGPQLFVTRAAPELLVALFRLEVPEVGEGMIEIKGAARDPGSRAKIAVKANDPRLDPVGACVGMRGSRVQAVSNELAGERIDIILWHESEAQFVINAMAPAEIESIVIDEDKHSMDLAVSSDNLSQAIGRGGQNVRLATELTGWELNVMDASKAQETSGAQANITKQLFIDQLGVDEEIATILVEVGFDSIEEIAYVPVNEMLEIEEFDKELVDELKGRAKDALLISAIASEEKIETAEPTQELLEMEGMDEALAYELAGQGIVTLDDLADQAVDDLLDVTGVDEERAAKLIMKARERWFAEDQGELG; encoded by the coding sequence GTGGCAAATAAAGAAATTTTATTGGTAGTGGATGTTTTTTCGAATGAGAAAGACATCGATAAGGAGATCGTTTTCCAGGCGGTCGAGTCCGCGCTTGAAGCGGCAACGATAAAACGCTATGGTAACCAGATAAAAGCGCGCGTTTCGATCAATAGAAAAACCGGCGATTATACGACGTTTCGCAGATGGGAAGTCGTCGAACCGGATGATGATTTCGAAAACGGTCTCGAATTTCCCGATGCCCAGATTTTGTTGGACGATGCGCGGCAAAAAAATCCCGACATCAATGTTGGAGACTTTTTCGAGGAAGAAATCGAGTCGGTCGAATTCGGACGAATTGCCGCTCAGACCGCTAAACAAGTGATGATTCACAAGGTTCGCGAGGCCGAGCGCCGCAAAATAGTCGAAGCTTATACCGATAGAGTCGGCGAATTAATTACCGGCATCGTCAAGCGTATTGAGAAAGGCAGCGTTTACTTGGATCTTGGCGGGCATGTCGAAGCCTACATCGCCAAAGAAGATATGATCCCGCGCGAGTCGTTTAGAATCGGGGATCGGGTCAGAGGTTATCTTAAATCGGTTCGCTCGGAACCGCGCGGCCCGCAATTATTTGTCACCCGCGCCGCACCTGAACTGTTGGTAGCGTTGTTCCGTTTGGAGGTTCCCGAAGTCGGCGAGGGCATGATCGAAATCAAGGGTGCGGCCCGAGATCCGGGTTCGAGAGCCAAAATCGCGGTCAAGGCAAACGATCCTAGACTCGATCCGGTCGGCGCCTGCGTCGGTATGAGAGGCTCACGCGTTCAAGCGGTATCGAACGAGCTAGCCGGCGAGCGTATCGACATTATTTTATGGCATGAAAGCGAGGCCCAGTTTGTTATCAATGCAATGGCGCCTGCCGAAATCGAATCGATCGTAATCGATGAAGATAAGCACAGTATGGACTTGGCGGTTAGTTCGGATAATTTGTCTCAGGCGATAGGCCGAGGCGGTCAGAATGTTCGCTTGGCAACCGAATTGACAGGGTGGGAGCTGAACGTAATGGATGCGTCGAAAGCGCAAGAAACCAGCGGTGCTCAAGCCAATATAACCAAACAATTATTTATCGATCAATTAGGCGTCGACGAAGAAATCGCTACGATTTTGGTCGAAGTCGGATTCGATTCGATTGAAGAGATTGCTTATGTTCCGGTTAATGAAATGCTGGAAATTGAAGAGTTTGATAAAGAACTGGTCGACGAATTAAAAGGTCGGGCAAAGGACGCGCTGTTAATTAGTGCAATTGCATCGGAAGAAAAAATCGAGACGGCAGAGCCTACGCAAGAACTGCTGGAGATGGAAGGCATGGATGAGGCCTTGGCTTATGAGTTAGCAGGCCAGGGCATCGTAACGTTGGACGATCTCGCGGATCAGGCGGTTGATGATTTACTGGATGTAACCGGTGTGGATGAAGAAAGAGCGGCAAAATTAATCATGAAAGCGCGTGAGCGATGGTTTGCCGAGGACCAGGGCGAATTAGGATAG
- the infB gene encoding translation initiation factor IF-2 has product MSDKTVRQLAEVVGIPLERLLEQLKEAGLSVHAPDDVISEDEKVKLLAHLRKRHGKSTGETDAAPKRVTLKRRTVSELKQSSAPGSSAKTISIEVRKKKTYVKRTEVAPVGDEPKESEEIKKTAEQIQAEPTPVSTEQPPVSAVTEEKAVQDEEELFEREQPVDEAATAEASQDDIGVDDSEATDKEALTEAQAIEIRKESERKARLSETERKKEEEKKRRLEAAVERNAEKVRQLAAARMESQKKKRQGGQVAGKGKKKGKQKDKSAAQADLKHQFEKPVAPVIRDVTIPEHIIVSDLAQKMSVKAAEVIKQLMKMGMMATINQSIDQETAVLLVEEMGHKAIMQSDDDLEAEILAALKEESSQEMSRAPIVTIMGHVDHGKTSLLDYIRETRVAAGEAGGITQHIGAYQVVTDHGSVTFLDTPGHAAFTAMRARGAELTDVVIVVVAADDGVMPQTKEAVEHARAANVPIIVAINKIDKPQANPEKVMQEMSTINVVPEEWGGDVQFIKVSAKTGEGIDDLIEALILQAEILELKAPSDGSASGIVVESRLDKGRGAVATILVQRGMLEKGQFVLCGHEYGRVRAMFNENGKAVKEAGPSTPVEILGLSGTPNAGDEFLVVQNERAARELAEHREDKSKISRMAAQQAAKLDQVFSKMATGETASLNLVIKTDVQGSLEALRESLIKLSSDEVEVKVVYGGVGGINEGDVNLALASGAILIGFNVRADTAARKLIEEKDVDLHYYSVIYQAIDEVKNSISGMLAPEIKETIVGLAEVRDVFRSPKFGAVAGCMVVEGFVKRNLPIRVLRENVVIYEGQLESLRRFKDDVAEVKMGMECGIGVKNYNDVKVGDHIEVFERVEVKREL; this is encoded by the coding sequence ATGAGTGATAAAACAGTAAGGCAGTTAGCGGAGGTCGTGGGTATACCTCTAGAGCGATTATTAGAGCAACTGAAAGAAGCCGGATTATCCGTGCATGCCCCTGATGACGTAATTAGTGAAGACGAAAAAGTTAAGTTGCTGGCTCATTTACGTAAGCGGCACGGTAAATCGACAGGGGAGACGGATGCCGCTCCGAAACGCGTAACGTTAAAGCGTAGGACGGTCAGCGAACTGAAGCAAAGCAGCGCTCCGGGCAGCTCGGCAAAAACCATCAGTATCGAAGTTCGCAAAAAGAAGACCTACGTTAAACGTACTGAAGTCGCGCCCGTAGGTGATGAACCGAAGGAGTCGGAAGAAATCAAAAAAACAGCGGAACAGATTCAGGCAGAACCGACGCCGGTAAGCACCGAGCAGCCGCCGGTTAGCGCTGTAACGGAAGAAAAAGCGGTCCAAGACGAAGAAGAATTATTCGAGCGGGAGCAGCCGGTTGACGAAGCAGCTACGGCAGAGGCTTCTCAGGATGATATTGGCGTAGACGATTCCGAAGCGACCGATAAAGAAGCGTTAACCGAAGCTCAAGCCATTGAGATTCGCAAGGAAAGCGAGCGAAAAGCCAGACTTTCAGAAACCGAAAGAAAAAAAGAGGAAGAGAAAAAACGTCGCCTCGAAGCTGCGGTAGAAAGAAATGCCGAAAAAGTACGGCAATTAGCAGCAGCCAGAATGGAAAGTCAAAAGAAAAAAAGACAAGGAGGACAAGTTGCCGGGAAAGGTAAGAAAAAAGGCAAACAAAAGGACAAGAGCGCTGCTCAGGCCGATTTGAAGCATCAATTCGAGAAGCCGGTTGCGCCGGTCATCAGGGATGTTACTATTCCTGAACATATTATCGTTTCCGATTTGGCGCAAAAAATGAGCGTCAAGGCCGCCGAAGTCATCAAGCAATTGATGAAAATGGGCATGATGGCAACGATTAACCAGAGTATCGATCAGGAAACGGCGGTGCTGCTAGTCGAGGAAATGGGTCATAAAGCCATCATGCAAAGCGATGACGATTTGGAAGCCGAAATTTTGGCGGCTCTGAAGGAAGAGAGTAGTCAGGAAATGTCTCGCGCACCGATCGTTACCATCATGGGGCATGTCGATCACGGTAAAACTTCCTTGCTGGACTACATCCGTGAAACTCGCGTGGCGGCTGGTGAAGCGGGCGGTATTACCCAGCATATCGGTGCTTATCAGGTTGTTACCGATCACGGTTCGGTAACCTTTTTAGATACGCCTGGACATGCTGCATTTACCGCGATGCGTGCTAGAGGCGCGGAATTGACCGATGTGGTTATTGTCGTGGTCGCGGCGGATGACGGTGTCATGCCGCAGACTAAGGAAGCTGTCGAACATGCGCGTGCGGCTAATGTGCCGATCATCGTCGCGATCAATAAAATCGATAAGCCGCAAGCCAATCCGGAAAAGGTAATGCAGGAAATGTCCACGATCAATGTGGTGCCCGAGGAATGGGGCGGCGATGTGCAGTTCATCAAGGTTTCGGCTAAAACCGGCGAAGGCATCGATGATTTGATCGAAGCGTTGATTTTGCAGGCCGAGATTCTGGAATTGAAAGCACCCTCGGACGGGTCGGCTTCGGGTATCGTTGTTGAGTCCAGGCTGGATAAAGGCCGAGGGGCGGTTGCAACCATCCTGGTGCAGCGCGGCATGCTGGAAAAAGGGCAATTCGTTTTGTGCGGTCATGAATACGGTCGTGTCAGGGCAATGTTTAATGAGAATGGTAAAGCCGTTAAAGAAGCCGGCCCGAGTACCCCTGTTGAGATTCTAGGCCTGTCGGGTACCCCGAATGCCGGCGACGAATTTTTGGTCGTGCAAAACGAGCGTGCGGCGCGCGAATTGGCCGAGCATCGTGAAGATAAGAGCAAAATCAGCCGTATGGCCGCGCAGCAAGCCGCTAAATTGGATCAAGTGTTCTCAAAAATGGCGACCGGCGAAACGGCTAGTTTGAACTTGGTGATTAAAACCGATGTTCAAGGTAGTTTGGAAGCCTTGCGCGAATCCTTGATCAAGCTGTCCTCGGATGAAGTCGAGGTTAAGGTCGTTTATGGCGGTGTTGGCGGCATCAACGAAGGCGATGTCAATTTGGCATTGGCTTCCGGTGCGATTTTGATCGGCTTTAATGTTCGTGCGGACACCGCCGCGCGTAAATTGATCGAAGAAAAAGACGTCGATCTGCATTACTACAGTGTGATTTATCAGGCGATCGATGAGGTGAAAAATTCGATCAGCGGCATGCTGGCGCCCGAGATCAAAGAGACTATTGTCGGCTTGGCCGAAGTTAGGGATGTGTTCCGTTCGCCGAAATTCGGTGCGGTGGCTGGTTGCATGGTTGTCGAAGGTTTTGTCAAACGTAACTTGCCGATTCGCGTATTGCGTGAAAACGTCGTTATTTACGAGGGGCAGCTGGAGTCGTTACGCCGCTTTAAGGATGACGTTGCAGAAGTTAAAATGGGCATGGAATGCGGTATCGGCGTTAAAAACTATAACGATGTCAAAGTCGGAGACCATATCGAGGTTTTCGAGCGCGTTGAAGTGAAACGGGAGTTATAA
- the rbfA gene encoding 30S ribosome-binding factor RbfA yields MAREFSRSARVSSQIQKELALILQREFDVKRVGFVTVNEVVISKDLAVAKIYVTVLNADDQGKKDSIKSLNDATPFIRSELCKRMRLRNIPELRFYYDDSFETGMRVAELLSESKDKKKD; encoded by the coding sequence ATGGCCAGAGAATTTAGCCGTAGCGCACGGGTTTCGTCCCAAATCCAAAAGGAGCTGGCGCTGATTTTACAGCGAGAGTTTGACGTGAAGCGGGTAGGATTCGTTACGGTTAACGAGGTTGTTATCAGCAAGGATTTGGCTGTTGCCAAGATCTATGTCACGGTGCTTAATGCCGACGATCAAGGGAAAAAAGATAGTATTAAGTCTCTGAACGATGCGACGCCCTTTATTAGAAGCGAATTGTGCAAGCGCATGCGCTTGCGCAATATACCGGAGTTACGCTTTTATTATGACGATAGCTTTGAGACCGGTATGCGCGTGGCCGAATTATTGAGCGAATCTAAGGATAAAAAAAAGGATTGA
- the truB gene encoding tRNA pseudouridine(55) synthase TruB, whose amino-acid sequence MAKRKNGRDIHGILLLDKRLGVSSNRALQEVKHLFNANKAGHTGSLDPLASGLLPICFGEATKVSGFMLDDDKRYQVVVRLGVVTDTGDAEGRVIKTRPVPSLSDDEILACLENFVGDIEQVPPMYSALKLNGKKLYELARQGKSVERKARPITIYKIKLLDRQETLLTLDVWCSKGTYIRTLAEDIGERLGCGGTVIELRRLASGRFVIDEAKSIEQLQEMSENELTNCLVPVDKPIDSIPAVDLSEEQANLIKQGQSLTLKNSLEGPVRMYTGRQFLGLGEMLMDGKLVPKKIFNMSPS is encoded by the coding sequence ATGGCAAAGCGTAAAAACGGGCGCGATATTCACGGAATATTGCTGCTCGATAAACGCCTCGGTGTTTCGTCGAACAGAGCCTTGCAGGAAGTCAAACATTTGTTCAATGCGAACAAGGCCGGGCACACAGGCAGTCTTGATCCTTTGGCATCGGGATTATTGCCGATTTGTTTCGGCGAAGCGACCAAGGTTTCCGGATTCATGCTCGATGACGACAAACGTTATCAGGTGGTTGTTCGTTTAGGTGTGGTTACCGATACCGGAGACGCGGAAGGTCGGGTGATTAAAACGCGTCCGGTACCGTCTCTATCCGATGATGAGATTCTGGCTTGTTTGGAAAACTTCGTAGGCGATATCGAACAAGTGCCGCCGATGTATTCGGCGCTTAAGCTCAACGGCAAAAAACTTTATGAGTTGGCCAGACAAGGCAAGTCCGTCGAACGCAAGGCTCGTCCGATTACAATATACAAAATCAAATTGTTGGATCGTCAAGAGACGCTTCTGACGTTGGATGTTTGGTGTTCGAAAGGCACTTATATCAGAACCTTGGCGGAAGATATCGGCGAGCGTCTCGGTTGCGGGGGGACGGTTATCGAGCTTCGCAGGCTGGCATCCGGCCGTTTTGTCATTGACGAAGCAAAGTCGATCGAGCAATTGCAGGAAATGAGCGAAAACGAACTGACGAATTGCTTGGTTCCGGTCGATAAACCGATCGACTCGATACCTGCCGTGGATTTGTCCGAAGAACAGGCAAATTTAATCAAGCAAGGACAAAGTTTGACGCTTAAAAATTCGTTGGAGGGTCCTGTGCGAATGTACACGGGGCGGCAATTTTTAGGTTTGGGCGAAATGTTAATGGATGGTAAACTGGTGCCTAAAAAAATATTTAATATGAGTCCTTCTTAA
- the rpsO gene encoding 30S ribosomal protein S15, with the protein MPFTAEQKKAVVEEYRLSETDTGSPEVQVALLTAHILHLTPHFAEHKKDNHSRRGLLRMVNQRRKLLDYLKKKDINRYRSLIERLGLRK; encoded by the coding sequence ATGCCATTTACCGCGGAACAAAAAAAAGCAGTCGTTGAAGAATATCGTTTGAGTGAAACCGATACCGGATCTCCGGAAGTGCAAGTCGCATTGCTGACGGCGCACATTCTTCATTTGACGCCGCATTTTGCCGAGCACAAAAAAGACAATCATTCCCGCCGCGGTTTACTGCGGATGGTTAATCAGCGCCGCAAGTTGTTGGATTATTTGAAAAAGAAGGATATTAACCGTTATCGGTCATTGATCGAGCGCTTAGGATTGCGTAAATAA
- the pnp gene encoding polyribonucleotide nucleotidyltransferase: protein MNPIRKEFQYGEQLVTLETGEIARQADGAVMIDMEGTTLLVTVVGKKEANSGGDFFPLTVNYQEKSFAAGKIPGGFFKREGRPSEKETLTSRLIDRPIRPLFPDGFTNEVQIIATVLSLNPDIDPEIPALIGASAALSISGLPFNGPVGAARVGYKDGQYLLNPTPSLLAESQLELVVAGTEHAVLMVESEAQCLSEEVMLGAVLFGHEQMQTAITAIKELAAMVNKAPMAWQPAAANTELESLVIAEVEAGIKAAYQVPEKLVRQEQLKEIRNAVVDKLTADEQYSESDIRGIIENLEKKIVRGSILEEGKRIDGRDLKTVRPISIRTGVLPRTHGSALFTRGETQALVVATLGTERDSQVIDALEGEYRESFMLHYNFPPYCVGETGFVGSPKRREIGHGRLAKRGVQAVLPNMDEFPYVVRVVSEITESNGSSSMASVCGSSLALMDAGVPIKAPVAGIAMGLIKEGDQFAVLSDIMGDEDHLGDMDFKVAGSEEGVTALQMDIKIDGITAEIMKTALEQAKQGRLHILGEMNKSLSETRGQMSDYAPRIISFKIDPSKIREVIGKGGATIRSITEQTGASIDLTDDGVVKVASVDKQAGEEARRLIEEITAEVEVGKTYEGKVARLMDFGAFVTILPGKDGLVHISQISDEHVDKVSDKLSEGDVVKVKVLEIDRQGRVRLSMKAVDLEE from the coding sequence GTGAATCCGATTCGGAAAGAATTTCAGTATGGCGAACAGCTCGTTACACTGGAAACCGGTGAGATAGCTCGTCAGGCGGACGGCGCTGTAATGATCGACATGGAAGGAACCACCCTTCTAGTGACAGTCGTTGGAAAAAAAGAAGCAAACAGCGGCGGAGATTTTTTTCCATTGACTGTCAATTATCAGGAAAAATCCTTTGCCGCGGGTAAGATTCCAGGCGGCTTTTTTAAACGAGAAGGCCGGCCGAGCGAAAAAGAAACGTTAACCTCCCGCCTTATTGACCGTCCTATCCGCCCCTTGTTTCCGGATGGCTTTACCAACGAAGTTCAAATTATCGCCACCGTTCTTTCACTGAATCCCGACATCGATCCTGAAATTCCTGCCTTGATTGGAGCTTCCGCAGCGTTATCGATTTCAGGGTTGCCCTTCAACGGTCCAGTCGGTGCGGCTCGAGTCGGTTATAAAGACGGCCAATATTTATTGAATCCGACACCTTCGTTATTGGCCGAGTCGCAATTGGAATTGGTTGTTGCCGGTACCGAACATGCGGTGCTGATGGTCGAATCCGAAGCGCAATGCTTGTCCGAGGAAGTGATGCTCGGCGCCGTGTTGTTCGGGCATGAACAGATGCAAACGGCAATTACAGCGATTAAAGAACTGGCCGCGATGGTTAACAAAGCGCCGATGGCGTGGCAACCGGCGGCTGCTAACACCGAGCTGGAATCTTTGGTGATAGCTGAAGTGGAAGCCGGAATTAAAGCGGCTTATCAAGTCCCTGAAAAACTGGTCAGACAAGAGCAACTGAAAGAAATTCGAAATGCTGTTGTCGATAAGTTGACGGCTGATGAGCAATATAGCGAATCCGACATTCGCGGCATCATCGAAAATCTCGAAAAGAAAATCGTACGCGGCTCGATTCTTGAAGAGGGCAAGCGTATCGACGGCCGAGACTTGAAAACGGTCAGACCTATTTCAATTCGTACCGGCGTGTTGCCGAGAACTCATGGTTCGGCGTTGTTTACCCGCGGCGAAACGCAGGCCTTGGTTGTCGCGACCCTGGGTACCGAACGTGACTCACAGGTCATCGATGCTCTGGAAGGCGAATACCGTGAAAGTTTCATGCTGCATTACAACTTCCCTCCTTATTGTGTCGGTGAAACCGGTTTTGTCGGTTCTCCGAAACGCCGGGAAATCGGCCACGGTCGCTTGGCAAAACGCGGCGTTCAAGCGGTATTGCCGAACATGGATGAATTTCCTTATGTTGTGCGCGTCGTTTCCGAAATTACCGAGTCGAACGGTTCAAGTTCGATGGCGTCGGTGTGCGGCAGTAGCTTGGCGTTGATGGACGCGGGCGTGCCTATTAAGGCGCCGGTTGCGGGTATCGCGATGGGTTTGATTAAGGAAGGCGATCAATTCGCAGTCTTATCCGATATCATGGGCGATGAAGATCATTTGGGCGATATGGACTTTAAAGTCGCCGGTTCAGAGGAAGGCGTGACCGCGCTACAGATGGATATCAAGATCGACGGTATTACTGCCGAGATCATGAAAACCGCACTCGAGCAAGCCAAGCAAGGCCGCTTGCACATTTTGGGCGAAATGAACAAATCGCTGTCCGAGACTCGCGGACAAATGTCCGATTATGCGCCGCGCATTATTTCGTTCAAAATCGATCCAAGTAAAATCCGCGAAGTCATCGGTAAAGGCGGTGCAACGATCCGCAGTATCACCGAACAAACCGGTGCCAGCATTGATTTGACCGATGACGGCGTCGTCAAAGTCGCTTCGGTCGATAAACAAGCCGGAGAAGAAGCACGTCGTTTGATCGAGGAAATTACCGCGGAAGTCGAAGTCGGAAAAACCTATGAGGGCAAGGTTGCCCGATTGATGGACTTCGGCGCATTCGTGACGATTCTGCCGGGTAAAGACGGTTTAGTGCATATCTCTCAGATTTCGGACGAGCATGTCGACAAGGTTAGCGATAAGCTATCCGAAGGCGATGTCGTCAAAGTCAAGGTGCTGGAAATCGATAGACAGGGTCGTGTCAGATTGAGCATGAAAGCTGTTGATCTCGAAGAGTAA
- a CDS encoding c-type cytochrome, which yields MSKSLKIALFSALSLTAVGVAQANDVFNKNCAACHAGGKNVMNPDKTLSSESLEKNGVNSLDAIKKLVSEGKSPMPGFASTLSKEEIESVSAYVLEQAKKGW from the coding sequence ATGAGTAAATCTTTAAAAATCGCTTTATTTTCTGCGCTGTCGTTAACTGCGGTAGGCGTTGCTCAGGCCAATGATGTTTTTAATAAAAATTGCGCCGCATGTCATGCCGGCGGTAAAAACGTCATGAATCCGGATAAAACTCTTTCATCGGAGAGTTTGGAAAAAAACGGCGTGAATTCTTTGGATGCAATCAAAAAACTGGTTTCTGAAGGCAAGTCCCCAATGCCGGGATTCGCCTCGACTTTGAGTAAAGAAGAAATCGAAAGCGTTTCGGCCTATGTGCTGGAACAGGCTAAGAAAGGCTGGTAA
- a CDS encoding RimK family protein, with protein MHSLYIVVDRLEDWAPYYPSSDLVTVEAYLTLPESKKAGKTQVINLCRDYDYLGTGYYCSLLAEARGQRVIPSIRSINDLANHHYYRLYDNNLDKYLGKHPSGYGQPDTEYFGIKIFFGKVSYPPLEKLARRLFELYPSPILNVEFKRGERWEIVGITPGNLAELNENEQNQFAEAIDAYSRKIWRKPRSRKRFRFEMAILYNPQEEFPPSDTKALKNFIKAGNDLGLDVDLIDKNDFARLLEYDALFIRETTAIDHHTYRFAKRAESEGLVVLDDPDSILKCANKVFLADLLSAHGVPTPKTQLIIRDKPLDFDELEQSFGYPLVLKIPHGSFSRGVVKAHGRDELENQCRELFKESAILLVQEYVLTDYDWRIGFLNNRPIYACKYFMARGHWQIYNHSSDKAKGKSGGFEALAVRDVPKDVVKTASKAVKLIGDGLYGVDMKQIEGRNVIIEINDNPSIDSGVEDDYLGEDLYRIIMEEFVRRLERKHSAYA; from the coding sequence GTGCATTCTTTATATATCGTTGTCGATCGCCTGGAAGATTGGGCGCCTTATTATCCGAGCAGCGACCTTGTTACGGTCGAGGCTTATCTGACATTGCCGGAAAGTAAAAAAGCCGGTAAGACACAAGTAATCAATCTATGCCGAGATTATGATTACCTCGGCACCGGTTATTATTGTTCGCTGTTGGCCGAAGCGCGCGGCCAACGGGTAATCCCGTCGATTCGCAGCATCAACGATTTGGCCAATCATCATTATTACCGGCTTTACGATAACAACCTCGATAAATACCTGGGTAAACATCCGTCAGGTTACGGACAACCCGATACGGAATATTTCGGTATAAAAATATTTTTCGGTAAAGTGTCTTATCCGCCGCTTGAAAAATTGGCCAGGCGTTTGTTTGAGCTCTATCCCAGCCCGATTCTGAATGTCGAATTCAAACGGGGCGAACGTTGGGAAATCGTTGGGATTACGCCGGGCAATCTAGCCGAATTGAATGAAAACGAACAAAATCAATTTGCGGAAGCGATCGATGCCTACAGTCGTAAGATTTGGCGCAAACCTCGTTCGCGTAAACGGTTTCGCTTCGAAATGGCGATTCTCTACAATCCGCAAGAGGAGTTTCCGCCGAGCGATACGAAAGCCCTGAAAAACTTTATCAAAGCGGGTAATGATCTGGGTTTGGATGTCGATCTGATCGATAAAAACGATTTCGCGCGGCTTTTGGAGTACGATGCCTTGTTTATCCGCGAAACTACAGCGATCGATCATCATACTTACCGTTTTGCCAAACGGGCGGAGAGCGAAGGTTTGGTGGTGTTGGACGATCCCGATTCGATTCTGAAATGTGCGAATAAGGTATTTTTGGCCGATTTATTGAGTGCGCATGGTGTTCCGACGCCGAAAACGCAGTTGATCATACGCGACAAGCCGCTGGATTTCGACGAATTGGAACAGAGCTTCGGTTACCCTCTCGTACTCAAGATTCCTCATGGTTCGTTTTCGCGCGGCGTGGTCAAGGCGCATGGCCGCGACGAGTTGGAAAACCAATGCCGCGAATTATTCAAAGAGTCCGCCATATTGCTGGTGCAGGAATATGTGTTGACAGACTACGACTGGCGGATCGGTTTTTTGAACAACCGGCCGATTTATGCTTGTAAATATTTCATGGCGCGCGGGCATTGGCAGATCTACAACCATAGCAGCGATAAAGCCAAAGGCAAAAGCGGCGGCTTTGAAGCGCTGGCTGTCCGCGATGTGCCGAAGGATGTCGTCAAAACCGCATCGAAAGCGGTTAAGCTGATCGGTGACGGGTTATACGGTGTCGATATGAAACAAATCGAAGGTCGTAACGTGATTATCGAGATCAACGATAATCCGAGTATCGATAGCGGTGTCGAGGACGATTATTTAGGCGAGGATTTGTATCGCATCATCATGGAGGAGTTTGTACGCCGATTGGAACGTAAGCATAGTGCTTATGCTTGA